One genomic segment of Hymenobacter psoromatis includes these proteins:
- a CDS encoding DUF421 domain-containing protein — MLDNIKELWSDLLGLSASASTITTSQICWRTGVIFVIAIVLLRLSGRRTFASSSALETIVKFMLGGLLSRAIAAAGPFGATIAAAVTLVVLHRVIAYATYFFPPLGRLIKGEPSILAEGDLIHYDELRVASFSEQAMRAAVRGAANLDDLSETKTVRLEHDGSVSVVKKEKE; from the coding sequence ATGCTTGACAATATCAAAGAACTTTGGTCTGACCTGCTGGGTCTTTCTGCCTCTGCCAGCACTATTACCACCAGCCAGATTTGCTGGCGCACGGGAGTCATCTTTGTCATCGCTATTGTGCTGCTCCGCCTGTCGGGCCGTCGCACGTTTGCCAGCAGTAGTGCCCTCGAAACCATTGTTAAGTTTATGCTCGGTGGGCTGCTGAGCCGCGCCATTGCGGCGGCTGGCCCGTTTGGGGCCACTATCGCGGCGGCCGTCACGCTGGTGGTGCTGCACCGGGTTATCGCCTACGCCACGTACTTTTTCCCACCCCTAGGCCGCTTAATTAAGGGGGAGCCTTCCATTCTGGCCGAAGGTGACCTCATTCACTACGACGAACTGCGCGTAGCCAGCTTTTCCGAGCAAGCCATGCGCGCCGCCGTGCGCGGCGCGGCCAACCTCGACGACCTCAGCGAAACCAAAACCGTGCGCCTGGAGCACGACGGCTCCGTAAGTGTGGTGAAGAAGGAGAAGGAGTAA
- a CDS encoding DUF5615 family PIN-like protein: MRHVSKTGLPNPAEDHDIWDWAKRPGYLVVTNDDDFYRFAGVLGFPPKVVMLRVGNQSTRSLAALLRLHLSTIQQLVDSPTSGVLELY, translated from the coding sequence GTGCGACACGTTAGTAAAACTGGGTTGCCCAACCCGGCCGAGGACCACGACATCTGGGACTGGGCAAAAAGACCTGGCTACCTGGTTGTTACCAATGATGACGATTTTTATCGCTTTGCCGGAGTGCTGGGTTTTCCGCCCAAAGTAGTTATGCTACGGGTCGGTAACCAGTCAACTCGCTCATTGGCTGCGTTATTGAGGCTACATTTGTCAACTATTCAACAGTTAGTTGATTCCCCAACCAGTGGCGTATTAGAGCTTTACTAA
- a CDS encoding DUF433 domain-containing protein, producing MNTSPSLISTQPGIRFGKPCITGTRIAVQDILGWLASGMTNEEIIEDFPELTVVHIRAALAFAANLEEPTRQLAA from the coding sequence ATGAATACTTCGCCATCACTTATCAGCACGCAGCCCGGCATTCGGTTTGGCAAGCCCTGCATTACCGGCACACGCATCGCGGTGCAGGACATTCTGGGTTGGCTGGCTTCTGGGATGACAAACGAAGAAATTATCGAGGACTTCCCCGAATTAACGGTGGTCCACATTCGGGCGGCTTTGGCCTTCGCGGCCAATTTGGAGGAGCCCACTCGTCAACTTGCTGCTTAA
- a CDS encoding patatin-like phospholipase family protein: protein MQLAGPASAQRVGLVLSGGGAKGLAHVGVLKQLEANGIPIDYIVGNSMGAVVGAMYAAGYSPRDIEQIVLSEDFQRWATGKTLPDQTYNFLTAEPSPAALNLGLSIDSTFQATITPTLVNDLNLNFALAKLLAPAAAEANYNFDNLFVPYRCLATEVFTREKVVQKSGLLADAVRNSMAYPLAFRPIRNLDGRYLFDGAVLDNFPTDVMRKEFKPDVIIGVNVGDVALKKYPYKKDNELLTTTLIFLGTSVADTNSVGKNGIYIQPDLGGLGAADFDKVRTLIAEGDTATQLKLPEIRQRIARRVDTVALQARRLAFQQGVPTPRFVKVEVSGLRPDQNEYARSFFPKDGATYTLDGLENGYYRLASDSYFRNIYPRLRYDPELKGYVFGLDVQRNNNVSAEVGFALSTRPIESLYLGVEFRYLRRLLYSVAANVSVGRFYNGAQASFRLNAPGRLPFYVSPIVTYNQWDYQQTGGLLGRDVVNTQVLQKDTKVGAQFGVSPRYRSRVVLDAGAFFNVDNYANATDLQSSDRLDRTSFKGGTAALRFTRNSLNRKQYATAGQRAVITVRGVTGTEVYDPGTTSNTQDLGERSRHHEWLQFRGTYERYYPLRQDKSAWGYFGEISVSGQGTFFNYRSSLTTAPVFAPLVDSRTLFMEHYRSPRFVAAGLRYSQPVLGKLEWRSELFAHTNLTPLTDNNQIAERGKGLSRPYLTAVTGLILTTPVGPLAVHAEYYDDPAHRFGVYGHLGYILFRGRSLE, encoded by the coding sequence GTGCAGCTGGCGGGCCCGGCCTCGGCCCAGCGAGTAGGACTGGTGCTAAGTGGCGGCGGGGCCAAGGGCCTGGCGCACGTGGGCGTACTCAAGCAGCTGGAAGCCAACGGTATCCCCATTGACTACATTGTGGGCAATAGCATGGGGGCGGTGGTAGGAGCCATGTACGCGGCCGGCTATTCGCCGCGCGATATTGAGCAGATTGTACTCTCGGAGGATTTTCAGCGCTGGGCCACCGGCAAAACGCTGCCCGACCAAACGTACAATTTTCTCACGGCTGAGCCCTCACCCGCTGCCCTCAACCTGGGCCTGTCCATTGACTCCACCTTTCAGGCCACCATCACGCCTACCCTCGTCAACGACCTGAACCTCAACTTTGCCTTGGCGAAACTGCTAGCCCCGGCGGCGGCTGAGGCCAACTATAATTTCGACAACCTGTTCGTGCCCTACCGCTGCCTGGCCACGGAAGTCTTCACGCGCGAGAAGGTGGTGCAAAAGTCGGGCTTGCTGGCCGATGCCGTGCGCAACTCGATGGCCTACCCCCTGGCTTTCCGGCCCATTCGCAACCTCGACGGGCGCTACCTGTTCGACGGGGCCGTGCTGGATAATTTTCCGACGGACGTGATGCGGAAGGAGTTTAAGCCCGACGTTATCATTGGGGTGAACGTGGGCGATGTGGCGCTCAAGAAATATCCTTACAAGAAAGATAATGAGTTGCTGACCACTACGTTGATTTTTTTGGGTACCAGCGTGGCCGATACTAATAGCGTGGGGAAAAACGGTATCTACATTCAACCGGACCTGGGCGGCCTGGGCGCAGCCGACTTCGATAAGGTGCGCACGCTCATTGCCGAGGGCGACACAGCTACCCAGCTCAAGCTACCCGAAATTCGGCAGCGCATCGCGCGTCGCGTCGATACGGTGGCCTTGCAGGCGCGCCGCCTGGCTTTTCAGCAGGGCGTGCCTACCCCCCGCTTCGTGAAGGTAGAAGTGAGCGGCCTGCGCCCCGACCAGAACGAGTATGCCCGCAGCTTTTTCCCGAAGGATGGCGCTACCTACACCCTCGACGGGCTGGAGAACGGCTACTACCGCTTGGCTTCGGACAGCTATTTCCGCAATATCTACCCGCGCCTGCGCTACGACCCGGAACTGAAGGGCTACGTGTTCGGGCTCGACGTGCAACGCAATAACAACGTTTCGGCTGAGGTCGGCTTCGCCCTGAGCACCCGGCCCATCGAGAGCTTGTATTTGGGCGTGGAGTTTCGCTACCTGCGGCGGCTGCTGTACTCGGTGGCGGCCAACGTGAGTGTAGGGCGCTTCTACAACGGCGCGCAGGCGTCGTTCCGGCTGAATGCGCCGGGGCGGCTGCCGTTCTACGTATCGCCCATCGTGACCTACAACCAGTGGGACTACCAGCAGACGGGCGGCCTGCTGGGCCGAGATGTGGTGAATACGCAGGTGCTGCAAAAGGACACGAAAGTGGGCGCGCAGTTTGGGGTGTCGCCGCGCTACCGCTCGCGCGTGGTACTCGACGCAGGGGCTTTCTTCAACGTGGACAACTATGCTAACGCGACCGATTTACAGTCGTCGGACCGGCTCGACCGCACCTCATTTAAGGGCGGCACTGCGGCGTTGCGCTTTACCCGCAACTCGCTCAACCGCAAGCAGTACGCCACGGCGGGCCAGCGCGCCGTTATCACGGTGCGGGGCGTCACGGGCACCGAGGTCTACGACCCCGGCACTACCTCCAACACCCAGGACCTGGGCGAGCGCTCGCGGCACCACGAGTGGCTACAATTCAGGGGCACCTATGAGCGCTACTACCCCCTGCGCCAGGACAAGTCGGCCTGGGGCTACTTCGGGGAAATCTCGGTCAGCGGCCAGGGCACGTTTTTCAACTATCGCTCTTCGCTGACGACCGCGCCCGTTTTCGCGCCGCTGGTCGATTCGCGCACGCTCTTTATGGAGCACTACCGCTCGCCGCGCTTTGTGGCGGCCGGGCTGCGCTACTCGCAGCCGGTGCTGGGCAAGCTGGAGTGGCGCTCTGAGCTTTTCGCTCATACCAACCTTACCCCCCTTACCGACAATAACCAGATAGCCGAGCGCGGCAAGGGCCTCAGCCGGCCCTACCTCACGGCCGTTACGGGCCTCATCCTCACCACCCCCGTGGGCCCGCTGGCTGTGCACGCCGAATACTACGATGACCCCGCCCACCGCTTCGGCGTGTACGGCCACCTGGGCTACATCCTCTTCCGTGGCCGCTCGCTGGAATAG
- the uvrB gene encoding excinuclease ABC subunit UvrB, which yields MSTYQLTSDFQPTGDQPRAIAQLVQGVEAGEPAQVLLGATGTGKTFTMANVIAETGKPALVLCHNKTLAAQLYGEFKGFFPNNAVEYYISYYDYYQPEAYIASSDVFIEKDLAINEEIEKLRLHCTSTLLSGRRDVVVIASVSCIYGIGNPEEFSKNVIFLAPGHRYSRNNLLYQFVQILYSRTEVEFKRGSFRVKGDTVDVFPAYADYAYRIFFFGDEIEAIQKIDPVSGRKLSDEKNMTLYPANLFVTGKETLNTAIHEIQDDMVQQHKYFEKEGRDVEARRIQERTEFDLEMIRELGYCSGIENYSRYFDRREPGSRPFCLLDYFPKDYLLVVDESHATIPQIRAMWGGDRSRKTALIEYGFRLPSAFDNRPLTFNEFESMYRQAVFVSATPADYELTQANGVVVEQIIRPTGLLDPVIDLRPSVNQIDDLLDEVDERVKAGDRVLVTTLTKRMAEELSKYMERLGIKVEYIHSDVKTLDRVEILRRLRLGEVDVLIGVNLLREGLDLPEVSLVAILDADKEGFLRDQRSLIQTMGRAARNERGKVILYADRMTGSMQRAIDETNRRRATQQAYNEEHGITPRTVRKSHAQILGQTDLADYRTVEAQAPAGAYAEGGAALAMAAEPVVAMMNRAELEKLIKTTEKRMEAAAKELDFLQAAKLRDELGALKQMLKGKRD from the coding sequence ATGTCCACGTACCAGCTTACTTCCGACTTTCAACCTACCGGCGACCAGCCGCGCGCCATTGCTCAGCTCGTGCAGGGTGTTGAGGCCGGCGAGCCGGCCCAGGTGCTGCTCGGAGCCACGGGTACCGGTAAAACCTTCACGATGGCCAACGTGATTGCCGAAACCGGCAAGCCGGCTCTGGTACTGTGCCACAATAAGACGCTGGCTGCCCAGCTCTACGGCGAGTTTAAGGGGTTCTTCCCGAATAATGCCGTTGAGTACTATATCAGCTACTACGACTATTACCAGCCGGAAGCCTACATTGCCAGCTCCGACGTCTTTATTGAGAAGGACTTAGCCATCAATGAGGAGATTGAGAAGCTGCGGCTACACTGCACCAGCACGCTGCTGAGCGGGCGGCGCGATGTGGTGGTGATTGCTTCAGTATCATGTATTTATGGTATTGGTAACCCGGAGGAATTTAGCAAGAATGTTATCTTCTTGGCGCCCGGCCACCGCTACTCGCGCAATAACCTGCTCTACCAGTTTGTGCAGATTCTGTACTCGCGCACCGAGGTCGAGTTCAAGCGCGGCTCGTTTCGGGTGAAGGGCGATACGGTGGACGTGTTTCCGGCCTACGCCGACTACGCCTACCGCATTTTCTTCTTCGGCGATGAGATTGAGGCGATTCAGAAGATTGACCCCGTGAGCGGGCGTAAGCTCTCGGATGAGAAGAATATGACCCTCTACCCCGCCAACCTGTTTGTGACGGGTAAGGAGACGCTGAACACCGCCATCCACGAAATTCAGGATGATATGGTGCAGCAGCACAAGTACTTTGAGAAGGAGGGTCGCGACGTGGAGGCCCGCCGCATTCAGGAGCGCACTGAGTTTGACCTCGAAATGATACGCGAGCTGGGCTACTGCTCGGGTATTGAGAACTACTCGCGCTACTTCGACCGGCGCGAGCCGGGCTCGCGGCCGTTCTGTTTGCTCGATTATTTCCCCAAGGATTATCTGCTGGTTGTGGACGAGAGCCACGCCACCATTCCGCAAATCCGGGCCATGTGGGGCGGTGACCGCTCGCGCAAGACGGCCCTCATCGAGTATGGCTTCCGCCTACCCTCCGCTTTTGACAATAGGCCGCTGACATTCAACGAGTTCGAGAGTATGTACCGGCAGGCGGTATTCGTGAGTGCCACGCCGGCTGACTATGAGCTGACTCAGGCTAATGGGGTAGTGGTGGAGCAAATTATCCGCCCCACCGGCCTGCTGGACCCGGTAATTGACCTGCGGCCTAGCGTGAACCAGATTGACGACCTGCTCGATGAGGTGGATGAGCGGGTGAAGGCCGGCGACCGCGTGCTAGTGACGACCCTCACCAAGCGCATGGCCGAAGAGCTGAGTAAGTATATGGAGCGCCTGGGTATTAAGGTCGAATATATTCACTCGGACGTGAAGACGCTGGACCGGGTGGAGATTCTGCGCCGCCTGCGGCTGGGCGAGGTAGATGTGCTTATTGGCGTAAACCTACTGCGCGAAGGCCTTGATTTGCCGGAAGTTAGCCTGGTAGCCATTCTGGATGCCGACAAGGAAGGCTTCCTGCGCGACCAGCGCTCGCTCATCCAGACGATGGGTAGGGCGGCGCGTAATGAGCGCGGCAAAGTCATTCTCTACGCCGACCGCATGACGGGCTCGATGCAGCGCGCCATTGACGAAACCAACCGCCGCCGCGCCACCCAACAGGCATATAACGAGGAACACGGCATCACGCCGCGCACGGTGCGCAAGAGCCACGCCCAGATTCTAGGCCAGACCGACCTGGCCGACTACCGCACTGTAGAGGCCCAGGCCCCCGCCGGAGCCTACGCCGAAGGCGGTGCGGCCCTGGCAATGGCCGCTGAGCCGGTAGTGGCCATGATGAACCGAGCCGAGCTGGAAAAGCTCATTAAAACCACCGAAAAGCGAATGGAAGCCGCCGCTAAGGAATTGGACTTTTTGCAAGCTGCCAAGTTGCGCGACGAGTTGGGGGCTTTGAAGCAGATGCTGAAGGGGAAGAGAGATTAA